In one window of Clostridia bacterium DNA:
- a CDS encoding flavodoxin, with amino-acid sequence MMNLKDKKGLIAYYSRRGNNYVSGRIVDLPIGNTKTAAKMILEITEGDMFHIEAVKPYPKDYTETTKIAQDELHTDARPELTNHVQNMDSYDVIFLGYPNWWGTMPMPVFTFLEQYDFSGKTIAPFCTHEGSGLGHSERDIKKLCPEATVLKGLAINGSRVSEAKKDIANWLDKAEIL; translated from the coding sequence ATGATGAATCTGAAAGATAAAAAGGGTTTGATAGCCTATTATTCTCGAAGGGGAAATAACTATGTCAGTGGAAGGATTGTAGATTTACCAATTGGCAATACTAAAACAGCTGCAAAGATGATTCTGGAAATAACTGAAGGAGATATGTTTCATATAGAAGCAGTCAAGCCATATCCTAAGGATTATACAGAAACAACAAAAATAGCACAAGACGAACTACATACCGATGCCAGACCAGAGCTTACCAACCATGTGCAAAACATGGATTCTTATGATGTGATATTCTTGGGCTATCCCAACTGGTGGGGAACGATGCCGATGCCGGTATTTACGTTCCTAGAACAATATGATTTTTCAGGAAAAACAATTGCTCCATTCTGTACCCATGAGGGAAGCGGATTAGGTCATAGTGAGAGAGATATTAAGAAGCTATGTCCTGAAGCAACTGTGCTGAAGGGGCTAGCTATTAATGGCTCCCGTGTGAGTGAAGCAAAAAAGGATATCGCAAATTGGCTGGATAAAGCGGAAATTCTATAG
- a CDS encoding MerR family transcriptional regulator, with product MTIAEVSKKFGLSQDTLRYYERIGLVPSIGRSKSGIRDYSEEDCRWIEFIKCMRNAGLPIEVLIEYVTLFQKGDETIAARKELLTEQRKLLAEKMDEMKKTLERLDYKIESYERLVVEIEKELKK from the coding sequence ATGACAATTGCTGAAGTGAGTAAGAAATTTGGCCTTTCACAAGATACACTGCGTTATTATGAGCGCATTGGATTGGTTCCCAGCATTGGCCGGAGCAAAAGCGGAATTAGAGATTATTCGGAAGAGGACTGCAGATGGATTGAATTTATCAAATGCATGAGGAACGCAGGTCTTCCGATTGAAGTGTTGATTGAGTATGTTACGCTGTTTCAAAAGGGTGATGAAACCATTGCTGCTAGAAAAGAACTTTTAACTGAGCAGCGTAAGCTATTAGCGGAAAAAATGGACGAGATGAAGAAGACGTTAGAACGCTTAGATTATAAGATTGAAAGTTATGAACGATTGGTGGTTGAAATTGAAAAAGAGCTAAAGAAATAG
- a CDS encoding DUF362 domain-containing protein: protein MSKVYLIRNSESNYEQLGKDALELLKKIVSETGHRFEKEVPIKVHFGEKGNKTFTPARCYDETINYLKENGVSPSYIETNVLYRGSRTTTEKHIETAKSHGFTQIPIIIADGDIGTEYHEIEINKEYIHKCKIGKEYGNYKQFIVMSHFKGHVAAGFGGALKQLAMGFAARGGKLEQHSGISPVIDEEKCISCGICVNKCNYGAIQTPDTAVIDESKCIGCAGGIAVCPQGAIENTWGGSYFLEKLSEYAYGASKDKDIIYITFVHNITKECDCAGTHMKPIAANIGILAGKDPVALDTACLDMVQRNSGEKLFEKGRKSLQHAEKIGLGTMQYELIEINAC from the coding sequence TTGAGTAAAGTATACCTAATCAGAAATTCAGAATCCAATTATGAACAGCTTGGAAAAGACGCCTTGGAACTACTGAAAAAAATAGTATCAGAAACTGGGCATAGGTTTGAAAAAGAAGTGCCTATCAAGGTGCATTTTGGTGAAAAAGGGAATAAGACTTTTACTCCGGCAAGATGCTATGATGAAACCATAAACTATCTGAAAGAAAACGGAGTGTCTCCGTCCTATATAGAAACAAATGTCTTATATAGAGGGTCAAGGACTACTACAGAGAAGCATATTGAGACAGCAAAATCTCATGGCTTCACACAGATTCCAATTATCATAGCAGACGGAGATATTGGAACAGAGTACCATGAAATAGAAATTAATAAAGAGTATATACATAAATGCAAAATAGGTAAGGAATACGGAAATTACAAACAGTTTATTGTTATGAGCCATTTTAAAGGGCATGTAGCAGCGGGATTTGGTGGTGCGCTAAAGCAGCTTGCTATGGGCTTTGCTGCTAGAGGCGGGAAACTGGAACAGCATTCCGGAATATCCCCTGTGATAGATGAAGAAAAATGTATCTCTTGTGGTATTTGCGTGAATAAATGCAACTATGGTGCTATCCAAACCCCAGACACTGCCGTAATTGATGAAAGCAAATGCATTGGCTGCGCAGGAGGTATTGCTGTTTGCCCTCAAGGTGCAATTGAAAACACTTGGGGAGGATCATATTTTCTTGAGAAGCTTTCAGAGTATGCCTACGGAGCTTCAAAAGATAAGGATATCATATACATTACCTTCGTTCACAATATCACCAAGGAGTGTGACTGTGCTGGTACGCATATGAAGCCAATTGCGGCTAATATTGGCATTCTTGCCGGAAAGGATCCTGTTGCCTTAGATACAGCATGCCTGGACATGGTTCAGAGAAACAGCGGAGAGAAGCTATTTGAAAAAGGTAGAAAATCTCTTCAACATGCAGAAAAAATTGGATTGGGCACAATGCAATATGAGCTTATTGAAATCAATGCCTGCTAA
- the ppsA gene encoding phosphoenolpyruvate synthase produces the protein MSSYVLGFRDIDKTKIMVVGGKGANLGELSRIEGIRVPDGFCISTEAFKRIIGETSSINELLDQLSHLMVEDRDKIGELSGEIRRVMVGIAIPQDINEEITRLLSRLGEKNAYAVRSSATAEDLPTASFAGQQDTYLNIIGKEAILKHISKCWASLFTERAVIYRIQNGFDHRKVYLSVVVQKMVFPQAAGILFTADPVTSNRKVLSIDASFGLGEALVSGLVNADIYKVRNGKVIDKKISAKKLAIYALKDGGTKEQDIEPEQQNRQALRFEQILQLEHMGRKIEEHFGCPQDIEWCLAEDAFYIVQSRPITTLYPIPEANDEENHVYVSVGHQQMMTDPMKPLGLSIFHLTSVGPRFKAGGRLFVDVTHMLASPDSRKMLLDGMGQHDPLMKDALMTIIERGDFIKSLPNNKQEQSSGKSNKSALSADSQAQIENDPTIVSDLIKNSQTSIEELKQNIQRKSGSELFDFILEDIQILKKILFDPQSTAVFMAAINASSWINEKMDEWLGEKNAADTLSQSVPNNITSEMGLALLDVADVIRPYPQVIDYLQYVKDDKFLDELVKFDGGQETQDAIYAYLNKYGMRCVGEIDITKTRWSEKPATLVPMILSNIKNFEPNASNRKFEQGRQEAFKKEQELLDRLKQLPDGEQKAKETKRMIDLIRNFIGYREYPKYGIVSRYFVYKQALLKEAEQLVQANVIQEKEDIYYLTFEELREVVRTNKLDYPIISKGQDEYKLYEKLTPPRVITSDGEIVAGEYKRENIPAEAIVGLPVSSGVIEGRARIILNMEDADLEDGDILVTSFTDPSWTPLFISIKGLVTEVGGLMTHGAVIAREYGLPAVVGVENATKLIKDGQRIRVNGTDGYVEIL, from the coding sequence ATGAGCTCCTATGTGCTTGGTTTTCGGGACATTGACAAGACAAAAATCATGGTTGTTGGGGGGAAAGGCGCGAACCTGGGGGAACTTTCCAGGATTGAAGGAATACGCGTACCAGATGGCTTTTGTATTTCTACTGAAGCCTTTAAAAGAATCATTGGGGAAACGTCGTCGATTAACGAATTACTTGATCAGTTATCGCATCTTATGGTGGAAGACCGGGATAAAATCGGTGAACTTAGCGGTGAGATTCGCAGGGTCATGGTCGGGATAGCCATTCCTCAAGACATTAATGAAGAGATCACTCGCCTTCTCTCCAGGCTTGGAGAAAAAAATGCCTATGCAGTACGATCCAGCGCAACTGCAGAGGATTTACCGACGGCTTCCTTTGCAGGCCAGCAGGATACGTATTTGAACATTATCGGAAAGGAGGCAATCCTAAAGCATATCAGCAAGTGCTGGGCCTCGCTATTTACCGAGAGGGCAGTAATTTACCGCATTCAAAACGGCTTCGACCACCGTAAAGTCTACCTGTCTGTGGTTGTTCAGAAGATGGTCTTCCCGCAGGCGGCAGGAATTTTGTTTACTGCCGATCCCGTCACTTCTAACAGGAAGGTATTATCCATTGATGCCAGCTTCGGACTTGGTGAGGCCTTGGTCTCCGGCCTGGTTAATGCTGATATCTATAAAGTGCGTAACGGCAAGGTTATCGATAAGAAGATATCAGCCAAGAAGCTGGCTATTTATGCCTTAAAAGACGGCGGCACGAAAGAACAGGATATTGAGCCTGAGCAGCAGAATAGGCAAGCGCTGAGGTTTGAGCAGATTTTGCAGCTTGAGCACATGGGTAGAAAGATCGAAGAACATTTCGGCTGTCCCCAGGACATCGAATGGTGTTTGGCTGAGGATGCATTTTATATTGTCCAGAGCCGGCCAATCACTACCTTATACCCCATCCCTGAAGCGAATGATGAAGAAAATCACGTTTACGTATCTGTAGGGCATCAACAAATGATGACAGACCCCATGAAACCATTGGGACTGTCTATATTCCACTTAACATCTGTTGGACCCAGGTTTAAAGCTGGTGGAAGGTTGTTTGTTGATGTCACACATATGCTGGCTTCACCTGACAGCAGAAAAATGTTATTAGATGGCATGGGACAACACGATCCCCTCATGAAAGACGCACTCATGACCATAATAGAGCGAGGAGATTTCATTAAATCTTTACCAAATAATAAGCAAGAACAGAGTTCCGGTAAAAGCAATAAAAGTGCGTTGTCTGCAGACTCTCAAGCACAAATCGAAAACGACCCGACAATCGTTTCTGATTTGATTAAGAATAGTCAAACATCCATAGAAGAGTTAAAACAAAATATCCAAAGGAAATCAGGATCAGAGTTATTTGATTTTATTCTGGAAGATATCCAGATATTAAAGAAGATTTTATTTGACCCACAAAGTACAGCTGTATTTATGGCTGCTATAAATGCTTCATCATGGATCAATGAAAAAATGGACGAGTGGTTAGGTGAAAAAAACGCAGCAGACACGCTTTCTCAATCTGTACCAAACAATATTACGTCGGAAATGGGACTGGCGCTATTGGATGTCGCAGATGTGATTCGTCCTTATCCACAAGTAATTGATTATTTACAGTATGTAAAAGATGATAAGTTTTTGGATGAACTGGTTAAGTTTGATGGTGGACAGGAAACCCAAGACGCTATCTATGCTTATCTTAACAAATACGGAATGCGATGTGTGGGAGAAATCGATATTACTAAAACTCGTTGGAGCGAAAAACCAGCTACACTTGTCCCCATGATTCTCAGTAACATCAAAAACTTTGAGCCTAATGCCAGCAATCGGAAATTTGAACAAGGGCGACAGGAAGCTTTCAAAAAAGAGCAAGAGTTATTAGATCGATTGAAGCAATTACCGGATGGTGAACAAAAAGCCAAAGAAACAAAACGAATGATCGACCTAATCCGGAATTTCATCGGTTATCGTGAATATCCAAAATACGGCATCGTTAGTCGCTACTTTGTTTATAAGCAGGCTTTACTGAAAGAAGCCGAACAACTCGTACAAGCCAACGTTATTCAAGAAAAAGAAGATATATACTATCTCACTTTTGAAGAACTTCGCGAAGTCGTACGCACAAATAAACTGGATTATCCGATCATCAGCAAAGGTCAAGATGAGTACAAATTATATGAAAAACTAACTCCACCACGTGTTATCACGTCTGACGGTGAAATCGTTGCAGGTGAGTACAAACGGGAAAATATTCCGGCTGAAGCTATTGTAGGCCTGCCTGTTTCTTCCGGAGTTATAGAAGGACGGGCACGTATCATCTTAAACATGGAAGATGCTGATCTGGAAGATGGAGATATATTAGTCACCTCCTTTACTGACCCTAGCTGGACACCATTGTTTATATCCATAAAAGGCCTAGTCACCGAAGTTGGCGGACTGATGACCCATGGAGCAGTTATCGCACGTGAATATGGCTTACCAGCAGTTGTTGGAGTGGAAAATGCTACCAAACTGATAAAAGATGGACAGAGAATCCGGGTGAATGGAACGGACGGATATGTAGAAATACTATAA
- a CDS encoding PQQ-dependent sugar dehydrogenase: MAKVKVSLRPIVSKINLPTVLKATILPGDSIERLFIATQVGEIFYIGNGVIGTFLDIRPRIIKLGVSGGGYDERGLIGLAFHPEFYYNGLFYLHYSVAGTQGPGALPEFFKPNPCDPRTLNLKWLNREIQYDHIDTVEEWILQSNGQPQKRRTLLNLRRPFFNHNGVNSLNFSPETGKLILTTGDGGLGYDPFNLSQDDMEIAGKIIEIDVVKNTFIDNPPVVTRFNELPVPIQETLTVIAKGVRNIPGISFQRFYDQYIKYVGNVGQDLVESIFSFVHYKPIPVTQLIQASLMKSEPDQEGFINFGWRGWEGAFPASIIRGCSASPTLDEKTIAYYNEAVKTSVHRLQPLTSYFHKDPRPNKFGGTALTGVQSYMGNGIPDLKGSVVFTDLARDGVSQPTVRGVLAYTRVRTDCKLNDLSVIETDYNFASQSAFYVSLGTNPDQTRLYLGVYGSMNVTDFNQGTVFEIVP, encoded by the coding sequence TTGGCAAAAGTTAAAGTTAGTTTACGGCCCATTGTTAGTAAGATAAATTTACCCACTGTTTTGAAAGCAACTATACTTCCGGGTGACTCAATCGAAAGATTATTTATTGCAACCCAGGTAGGAGAGATCTTTTACATAGGAAACGGAGTTATAGGGACTTTTTTAGATATTCGCCCGCGAATCATTAAACTAGGTGTTTCTGGTGGTGGATATGATGAACGGGGATTGATAGGGCTAGCGTTTCATCCCGAATTTTATTATAACGGTCTGTTTTATCTTCATTATTCAGTAGCTGGAACACAAGGTCCAGGTGCTCTTCCTGAATTTTTTAAGCCTAATCCGTGTGACCCCAGAACCTTAAACCTAAAGTGGCTAAATAGAGAAATTCAATATGATCATATTGATACAGTTGAAGAATGGATTTTACAATCGAATGGTCAACCTCAAAAACGGCGGACATTACTTAATTTAAGAAGACCATTTTTTAATCATAATGGTGTCAATAGCTTAAACTTTTCACCTGAAACAGGAAAACTTATTTTAACAACCGGAGATGGTGGATTAGGCTATGATCCATTTAATTTAAGCCAGGATGATATGGAAATCGCCGGTAAAATAATTGAAATTGATGTAGTTAAGAATACATTTATCGATAATCCACCAGTAGTTACACGTTTTAATGAACTCCCCGTACCTATTCAGGAAACGCTTACGGTAATTGCCAAAGGGGTTCGCAATATACCTGGCATTTCATTTCAAAGGTTTTATGATCAGTATATCAAATATGTGGGAAATGTCGGACAGGATCTGGTAGAGTCGATTTTTTCATTCGTTCATTATAAACCAATACCGGTTACTCAGCTTATTCAAGCTTCTTTAATGAAATCTGAACCTGACCAAGAAGGATTTATTAACTTTGGCTGGCGAGGGTGGGAAGGCGCTTTTCCTGCTTCGATTATAAGGGGCTGCTCTGCAAGTCCGACTTTGGATGAGAAAACAATTGCTTATTACAATGAAGCAGTAAAAACTTCAGTGCATCGTCTTCAGCCTCTAACTAGTTATTTTCATAAAGATCCCCGACCCAATAAGTTTGGAGGAACTGCACTTACAGGAGTCCAGTCATATATGGGGAATGGAATCCCCGATTTAAAGGGAAGCGTTGTGTTTACCGATCTTGCCCGGGATGGAGTATCTCAACCGACCGTTAGAGGGGTTTTAGCTTATACCAGGGTAAGAACAGATTGTAAACTAAATGATCTTAGTGTTATTGAAACCGATTATAATTTTGCGTCTCAATCAGCTTTTTATGTTAGTTTGGGAACGAATCCGGATCAAACCAGACTATATTTAGGGGTTTATGGCTCTATGAATGTGACTGATTTTAACCAAGGTACTGTTTTTGAAATTGTTCCATAA